In a single window of the Anguilla rostrata isolate EN2019 chromosome 4, ASM1855537v3, whole genome shotgun sequence genome:
- the mcmdc2 gene encoding minichromosome maintenance domain-containing protein 2 isoform X4, translating to MTVNFTTVCFLSIKTLSLIEKIHTENQVNVVLKLTHLPPFPEYFLDLCKFPRGYGPMRPVAMEGLTIAMTRITKYTQGARFLCTDDKCPFSRGFHHIRVHSPGATESVTVRGGFTCALCSAPLKEDVKFRVLGDKQLVEMVPAQALDVLSVHPPCSFRYQSVTLFLRDELCNSMRMGRLYRVVGIPAHVHQWPNITWSVEANTVEPWTPEYPSLVSSNFQALLAASACSTWRFSAILANTFGSPVIPPGLYSTLKLVLLLSLVQTSEDDPDSLNYLDVFALTNDTLIIERLMTYSLGLASRGIRHQVTGELFVSLSRDEHGTGAANVHAGSALLASGGVCLLGDLASYRKDKMEALQSALETRTAALFIPGKKYGEDVDQQLSFPIQCNFWALCDITTGAKRSLNSDSAVLGSAEMGPVPAQIAEAFSLLVQCREAGRDRSLLPLVVHTLRLAVRPGEPLYPACMQFTTQDYQELLAHARGLRVELSPEAEKLIHGYYMASRRVRSDSTQGSSLPVASIRHLISLAEAHSKLSLRRVVLEEDAVVAVLLCENSVTLKHGASALVIPPDALFPCDLHDLDSLRRRDLTLEQLHQQILQFVYAYAPGAASYITEE from the exons ATGACTGTAAACTTTACAACG gtgTGCTTTCTATCAATCAAGACATTATCACTCATTGAAAAGatacacacagaaaaccag GTGAATGTCGTATTGAAGCTGACACACTTGCCGCCGTTTCCCGAGTATTTCCTGGACCTCTGCAAGTTCCCTCGTGGGTATGGCCCCATGCGGCCCGTCGCCATGGAGGGCCTGACGATCGCCATGACACGCATCACCAAGTACACTCAGGGGGCTAGGTTCCTGTGCACAGACGACAAATGCCCCTTTTCCAGAG GGTTCCACCACATCAGAGTGCACTCCCCCGGAGCCACGGAGTCCGTCACTGTGAGGGGCGGCTTCACCTGCGCGctctgctccgcccccctcaAAGAGGACGTCAAGTTCAGAGTGCTGGGGG ACAAGCAGCTGGTGGAGATGGTCCCAGCACAAGCACTGGATGTGCTCAGTGTTCACCCTCCCTGCTCCTTCAGGTACCAATCTGTGACCTTGTTCCTCAGAG ATGAACTGTGTAACTCCATGAGAATGGGCAGGCTGTACAGGGTGGTGGGGATTCCAGCACATGTACACCAGTGGCCAAATATCACCTGGAGCGTAGAGGCCAACACCGTGGAGCCTTGGACACCAGAAT ACCCCAGCTTGGTCAGCAGTAACTTCCAGGCTTTGCTAGCAGCCTCCGCCTGCTCTACCTGGAGATTCTCCGCTATCCTGGCCAATACTTTCGGGTCACCGGTGATTCCACCGGGCCTGTACAGCACCCTGAAGCTGGTCCTGTTACTCAGCCTGGTCCAGACCAGTGAGGATGACCCAGATTCACTGAACTACCTGGATGTTTTTGCCCTGACCAATGACACACTCATAATAGAAAG GCTAATGACCTATAGCCTGGGACTGGCGAGTCGGGGGATACGTCACCAGGTGACGGGGGAGCTGTTTGTGTCCCTGTCGAGAGATGAGCACGGGACGGGCGCCGCCAACGTGCATGCAGGCTCTGCCCTGCTGGCCAGCGGGGGGGTCTGCCTGCTGGGGGACCTGGCCTCCTACAGGAAGGACAAGATGGAGGCGCTCCAGTCAG CTCTGGAGACCAGGACTGCAGCCCTGTTCATCCCAGGGAAGAAGTACGGAGAGGACGTGGACCAGCAGCTCTCCTTTCCCATCCAGTGCAACTTCTGGGCTCTCTGCGACATCACCACTGGCGCAAAGAGGTCCCTCAACAGCGACAGCGCTGTTCTGGGGTCAGCC GAAATGGGACCAGTTCCTGCCCAGATTGCAGAGGCCTTTAGCCTGTTGGTCCAGTGTCGGGAGGCGGGCAGGGATCGCTCTCTGCTGCCCCTGGTGGTTCACACCCTGAGGCTGGCTGTTAGGCCTGGGGAACCCCTGTACCCCGCCTGCATGCAGTTTACCACACAGGACTACCAGGAG CTCTTGGCTCACGCGCGGGGCCTGCGGGTGGAGCTGAGCCCTGAGGCGGAGAAGCTGATTCACGGGTACTACATGGCCAGCCGCAGGGTACGCTCTGATTCCACACAGGGCTCCTCTCTGCCTGTGGCCTCTATCAGACACCT GATTTCCCTGGCCGAGGCCCACAGCAAGCTGAGCCTGAGGAGGgtggtgctggaggaggacgCGGTGGTGGCGGTGCTACTGTGTGAGAACTCCGTTACCCTGAAGCACG GTGCCTCGGCGCTCGTTATCCCTCCCGATGCCCTGTTTCCGTGTGACCTCCACGACCTGGACTCTCTGCGCAGGAGAGACCTGACCTTGGAGCAGCTCCACCAGCAGATCCTGCAGTTTGTGTACGCCTACGCGCCCGGGGCAGCGAGCTACATCACAGAGGAATAG
- the mcmdc2 gene encoding minichromosome maintenance domain-containing protein 2 isoform X2 yields MAELLEMKEAIVSYLDRSGGLLQFVDDCKLYNDSAQSEAVYRFCIHVNPTDLIELDARLADCLLHDPFKATALFQSVCFLSIKTLSLIEKIHTENQVNVVLKLTHLPPFPEYFLDLCKFPRGYGPMRPVAMEGLTIAMTRITKYTQGARFLCTDDKCPFSRGFHHIRVHSPGATESVTVRGGFTCALCSAPLKEDVKFRVLGDKQLVEMVPAQALDVLSVHPPCSFRYQSVTLFLRDPSLVSSNFQALLAASACSTWRFSAILANTFGSPVIPPGLYSTLKLVLLLSLVQTSEDDPDSLNYLDVFALTNDTLIIERLMTYSLGLASRGIRHQVTGELFVSLSRDEHGTGAANVHAGSALLASGGVCLLGDLASYRKDKMEALQSALETRTAALFIPGKKYGEDVDQQLSFPIQCNFWALCDITTGAKRSLNSDSAVLGSAEMGPVPAQIAEAFSLLVQCREAGRDRSLLPLVVHTLRLAVRPGEPLYPACMQFTTQDYQELLAHARGLRVELSPEAEKLIHGYYMASRRVRSDSTQGSSLPVASIRHLISLAEAHSKLSLRRVVLEEDAVVAVLLCENSVTLKHGASALVIPPDALFPCDLHDLDSLRRRDLTLEQLHQQILQFVYAYAPGAASYITEE; encoded by the exons ATGGCGGAGCTCCTGGAAATGAAAGAGGCGATTGTTTCTTACTTGGACCGAAGTGGGGGCCTTCTTCAGTTTGTGGATGACTGTAAACTTTACAACG ACTCTGCACAGAGTGAGGCAGTGTATCGTTTCTGTATACACGTGAATCCCACCGATCTGATTGAGTTGGATGCCAGGCTGGCCGACTGCTTATTGCATGATCCATTCAAAGCCACAGCCCTCTTTCAGTCT gtgTGCTTTCTATCAATCAAGACATTATCACTCATTGAAAAGatacacacagaaaaccag GTGAATGTCGTATTGAAGCTGACACACTTGCCGCCGTTTCCCGAGTATTTCCTGGACCTCTGCAAGTTCCCTCGTGGGTATGGCCCCATGCGGCCCGTCGCCATGGAGGGCCTGACGATCGCCATGACACGCATCACCAAGTACACTCAGGGGGCTAGGTTCCTGTGCACAGACGACAAATGCCCCTTTTCCAGAG GGTTCCACCACATCAGAGTGCACTCCCCCGGAGCCACGGAGTCCGTCACTGTGAGGGGCGGCTTCACCTGCGCGctctgctccgcccccctcaAAGAGGACGTCAAGTTCAGAGTGCTGGGGG ACAAGCAGCTGGTGGAGATGGTCCCAGCACAAGCACTGGATGTGCTCAGTGTTCACCCTCCCTGCTCCTTCAGGTACCAATCTGTGACCTTGTTCCTCAGAG ACCCCAGCTTGGTCAGCAGTAACTTCCAGGCTTTGCTAGCAGCCTCCGCCTGCTCTACCTGGAGATTCTCCGCTATCCTGGCCAATACTTTCGGGTCACCGGTGATTCCACCGGGCCTGTACAGCACCCTGAAGCTGGTCCTGTTACTCAGCCTGGTCCAGACCAGTGAGGATGACCCAGATTCACTGAACTACCTGGATGTTTTTGCCCTGACCAATGACACACTCATAATAGAAAG GCTAATGACCTATAGCCTGGGACTGGCGAGTCGGGGGATACGTCACCAGGTGACGGGGGAGCTGTTTGTGTCCCTGTCGAGAGATGAGCACGGGACGGGCGCCGCCAACGTGCATGCAGGCTCTGCCCTGCTGGCCAGCGGGGGGGTCTGCCTGCTGGGGGACCTGGCCTCCTACAGGAAGGACAAGATGGAGGCGCTCCAGTCAG CTCTGGAGACCAGGACTGCAGCCCTGTTCATCCCAGGGAAGAAGTACGGAGAGGACGTGGACCAGCAGCTCTCCTTTCCCATCCAGTGCAACTTCTGGGCTCTCTGCGACATCACCACTGGCGCAAAGAGGTCCCTCAACAGCGACAGCGCTGTTCTGGGGTCAGCC GAAATGGGACCAGTTCCTGCCCAGATTGCAGAGGCCTTTAGCCTGTTGGTCCAGTGTCGGGAGGCGGGCAGGGATCGCTCTCTGCTGCCCCTGGTGGTTCACACCCTGAGGCTGGCTGTTAGGCCTGGGGAACCCCTGTACCCCGCCTGCATGCAGTTTACCACACAGGACTACCAGGAG CTCTTGGCTCACGCGCGGGGCCTGCGGGTGGAGCTGAGCCCTGAGGCGGAGAAGCTGATTCACGGGTACTACATGGCCAGCCGCAGGGTACGCTCTGATTCCACACAGGGCTCCTCTCTGCCTGTGGCCTCTATCAGACACCT GATTTCCCTGGCCGAGGCCCACAGCAAGCTGAGCCTGAGGAGGgtggtgctggaggaggacgCGGTGGTGGCGGTGCTACTGTGTGAGAACTCCGTTACCCTGAAGCACG GTGCCTCGGCGCTCGTTATCCCTCCCGATGCCCTGTTTCCGTGTGACCTCCACGACCTGGACTCTCTGCGCAGGAGAGACCTGACCTTGGAGCAGCTCCACCAGCAGATCCTGCAGTTTGTGTACGCCTACGCGCCCGGGGCAGCGAGCTACATCACAGAGGAATAG
- the mcmdc2 gene encoding minichromosome maintenance domain-containing protein 2 isoform X5: protein MTVNFTTVNVVLKLTHLPPFPEYFLDLCKFPRGYGPMRPVAMEGLTIAMTRITKYTQGARFLCTDDKCPFSRGFHHIRVHSPGATESVTVRGGFTCALCSAPLKEDVKFRVLGDKQLVEMVPAQALDVLSVHPPCSFRYQSVTLFLRDELCNSMRMGRLYRVVGIPAHVHQWPNITWSVEANTVEPWTPEYPSLVSSNFQALLAASACSTWRFSAILANTFGSPVIPPGLYSTLKLVLLLSLVQTSEDDPDSLNYLDVFALTNDTLIIERLMTYSLGLASRGIRHQVTGELFVSLSRDEHGTGAANVHAGSALLASGGVCLLGDLASYRKDKMEALQSALETRTAALFIPGKKYGEDVDQQLSFPIQCNFWALCDITTGAKRSLNSDSAVLGSAEMGPVPAQIAEAFSLLVQCREAGRDRSLLPLVVHTLRLAVRPGEPLYPACMQFTTQDYQELLAHARGLRVELSPEAEKLIHGYYMASRRVRSDSTQGSSLPVASIRHLISLAEAHSKLSLRRVVLEEDAVVAVLLCENSVTLKHGASALVIPPDALFPCDLHDLDSLRRRDLTLEQLHQQILQFVYAYAPGAASYITEE from the exons ATGACTGTAAACTTTACAACG GTGAATGTCGTATTGAAGCTGACACACTTGCCGCCGTTTCCCGAGTATTTCCTGGACCTCTGCAAGTTCCCTCGTGGGTATGGCCCCATGCGGCCCGTCGCCATGGAGGGCCTGACGATCGCCATGACACGCATCACCAAGTACACTCAGGGGGCTAGGTTCCTGTGCACAGACGACAAATGCCCCTTTTCCAGAG GGTTCCACCACATCAGAGTGCACTCCCCCGGAGCCACGGAGTCCGTCACTGTGAGGGGCGGCTTCACCTGCGCGctctgctccgcccccctcaAAGAGGACGTCAAGTTCAGAGTGCTGGGGG ACAAGCAGCTGGTGGAGATGGTCCCAGCACAAGCACTGGATGTGCTCAGTGTTCACCCTCCCTGCTCCTTCAGGTACCAATCTGTGACCTTGTTCCTCAGAG ATGAACTGTGTAACTCCATGAGAATGGGCAGGCTGTACAGGGTGGTGGGGATTCCAGCACATGTACACCAGTGGCCAAATATCACCTGGAGCGTAGAGGCCAACACCGTGGAGCCTTGGACACCAGAAT ACCCCAGCTTGGTCAGCAGTAACTTCCAGGCTTTGCTAGCAGCCTCCGCCTGCTCTACCTGGAGATTCTCCGCTATCCTGGCCAATACTTTCGGGTCACCGGTGATTCCACCGGGCCTGTACAGCACCCTGAAGCTGGTCCTGTTACTCAGCCTGGTCCAGACCAGTGAGGATGACCCAGATTCACTGAACTACCTGGATGTTTTTGCCCTGACCAATGACACACTCATAATAGAAAG GCTAATGACCTATAGCCTGGGACTGGCGAGTCGGGGGATACGTCACCAGGTGACGGGGGAGCTGTTTGTGTCCCTGTCGAGAGATGAGCACGGGACGGGCGCCGCCAACGTGCATGCAGGCTCTGCCCTGCTGGCCAGCGGGGGGGTCTGCCTGCTGGGGGACCTGGCCTCCTACAGGAAGGACAAGATGGAGGCGCTCCAGTCAG CTCTGGAGACCAGGACTGCAGCCCTGTTCATCCCAGGGAAGAAGTACGGAGAGGACGTGGACCAGCAGCTCTCCTTTCCCATCCAGTGCAACTTCTGGGCTCTCTGCGACATCACCACTGGCGCAAAGAGGTCCCTCAACAGCGACAGCGCTGTTCTGGGGTCAGCC GAAATGGGACCAGTTCCTGCCCAGATTGCAGAGGCCTTTAGCCTGTTGGTCCAGTGTCGGGAGGCGGGCAGGGATCGCTCTCTGCTGCCCCTGGTGGTTCACACCCTGAGGCTGGCTGTTAGGCCTGGGGAACCCCTGTACCCCGCCTGCATGCAGTTTACCACACAGGACTACCAGGAG CTCTTGGCTCACGCGCGGGGCCTGCGGGTGGAGCTGAGCCCTGAGGCGGAGAAGCTGATTCACGGGTACTACATGGCCAGCCGCAGGGTACGCTCTGATTCCACACAGGGCTCCTCTCTGCCTGTGGCCTCTATCAGACACCT GATTTCCCTGGCCGAGGCCCACAGCAAGCTGAGCCTGAGGAGGgtggtgctggaggaggacgCGGTGGTGGCGGTGCTACTGTGTGAGAACTCCGTTACCCTGAAGCACG GTGCCTCGGCGCTCGTTATCCCTCCCGATGCCCTGTTTCCGTGTGACCTCCACGACCTGGACTCTCTGCGCAGGAGAGACCTGACCTTGGAGCAGCTCCACCAGCAGATCCTGCAGTTTGTGTACGCCTACGCGCCCGGGGCAGCGAGCTACATCACAGAGGAATAG
- the mcmdc2 gene encoding minichromosome maintenance domain-containing protein 2 isoform X1, whose translation MAELLEMKEAIVSYLDRSGGLLQFVDDCKLYNDSAQSEAVYRFCIHVNPTDLIELDARLADCLLHDPFKATALFQSVCFLSIKTLSLIEKIHTENQVNVVLKLTHLPPFPEYFLDLCKFPRGYGPMRPVAMEGLTIAMTRITKYTQGARFLCTDDKCPFSRGFHHIRVHSPGATESVTVRGGFTCALCSAPLKEDVKFRVLGDKQLVEMVPAQALDVLSVHPPCSFRYQSVTLFLRDELCNSMRMGRLYRVVGIPAHVHQWPNITWSVEANTVEPWTPEYPSLVSSNFQALLAASACSTWRFSAILANTFGSPVIPPGLYSTLKLVLLLSLVQTSEDDPDSLNYLDVFALTNDTLIIERLMTYSLGLASRGIRHQVTGELFVSLSRDEHGTGAANVHAGSALLASGGVCLLGDLASYRKDKMEALQSALETRTAALFIPGKKYGEDVDQQLSFPIQCNFWALCDITTGAKRSLNSDSAVLGSAEMGPVPAQIAEAFSLLVQCREAGRDRSLLPLVVHTLRLAVRPGEPLYPACMQFTTQDYQELLAHARGLRVELSPEAEKLIHGYYMASRRVRSDSTQGSSLPVASIRHLISLAEAHSKLSLRRVVLEEDAVVAVLLCENSVTLKHGASALVIPPDALFPCDLHDLDSLRRRDLTLEQLHQQILQFVYAYAPGAASYITEE comes from the exons ATGGCGGAGCTCCTGGAAATGAAAGAGGCGATTGTTTCTTACTTGGACCGAAGTGGGGGCCTTCTTCAGTTTGTGGATGACTGTAAACTTTACAACG ACTCTGCACAGAGTGAGGCAGTGTATCGTTTCTGTATACACGTGAATCCCACCGATCTGATTGAGTTGGATGCCAGGCTGGCCGACTGCTTATTGCATGATCCATTCAAAGCCACAGCCCTCTTTCAGTCT gtgTGCTTTCTATCAATCAAGACATTATCACTCATTGAAAAGatacacacagaaaaccag GTGAATGTCGTATTGAAGCTGACACACTTGCCGCCGTTTCCCGAGTATTTCCTGGACCTCTGCAAGTTCCCTCGTGGGTATGGCCCCATGCGGCCCGTCGCCATGGAGGGCCTGACGATCGCCATGACACGCATCACCAAGTACACTCAGGGGGCTAGGTTCCTGTGCACAGACGACAAATGCCCCTTTTCCAGAG GGTTCCACCACATCAGAGTGCACTCCCCCGGAGCCACGGAGTCCGTCACTGTGAGGGGCGGCTTCACCTGCGCGctctgctccgcccccctcaAAGAGGACGTCAAGTTCAGAGTGCTGGGGG ACAAGCAGCTGGTGGAGATGGTCCCAGCACAAGCACTGGATGTGCTCAGTGTTCACCCTCCCTGCTCCTTCAGGTACCAATCTGTGACCTTGTTCCTCAGAG ATGAACTGTGTAACTCCATGAGAATGGGCAGGCTGTACAGGGTGGTGGGGATTCCAGCACATGTACACCAGTGGCCAAATATCACCTGGAGCGTAGAGGCCAACACCGTGGAGCCTTGGACACCAGAAT ACCCCAGCTTGGTCAGCAGTAACTTCCAGGCTTTGCTAGCAGCCTCCGCCTGCTCTACCTGGAGATTCTCCGCTATCCTGGCCAATACTTTCGGGTCACCGGTGATTCCACCGGGCCTGTACAGCACCCTGAAGCTGGTCCTGTTACTCAGCCTGGTCCAGACCAGTGAGGATGACCCAGATTCACTGAACTACCTGGATGTTTTTGCCCTGACCAATGACACACTCATAATAGAAAG GCTAATGACCTATAGCCTGGGACTGGCGAGTCGGGGGATACGTCACCAGGTGACGGGGGAGCTGTTTGTGTCCCTGTCGAGAGATGAGCACGGGACGGGCGCCGCCAACGTGCATGCAGGCTCTGCCCTGCTGGCCAGCGGGGGGGTCTGCCTGCTGGGGGACCTGGCCTCCTACAGGAAGGACAAGATGGAGGCGCTCCAGTCAG CTCTGGAGACCAGGACTGCAGCCCTGTTCATCCCAGGGAAGAAGTACGGAGAGGACGTGGACCAGCAGCTCTCCTTTCCCATCCAGTGCAACTTCTGGGCTCTCTGCGACATCACCACTGGCGCAAAGAGGTCCCTCAACAGCGACAGCGCTGTTCTGGGGTCAGCC GAAATGGGACCAGTTCCTGCCCAGATTGCAGAGGCCTTTAGCCTGTTGGTCCAGTGTCGGGAGGCGGGCAGGGATCGCTCTCTGCTGCCCCTGGTGGTTCACACCCTGAGGCTGGCTGTTAGGCCTGGGGAACCCCTGTACCCCGCCTGCATGCAGTTTACCACACAGGACTACCAGGAG CTCTTGGCTCACGCGCGGGGCCTGCGGGTGGAGCTGAGCCCTGAGGCGGAGAAGCTGATTCACGGGTACTACATGGCCAGCCGCAGGGTACGCTCTGATTCCACACAGGGCTCCTCTCTGCCTGTGGCCTCTATCAGACACCT GATTTCCCTGGCCGAGGCCCACAGCAAGCTGAGCCTGAGGAGGgtggtgctggaggaggacgCGGTGGTGGCGGTGCTACTGTGTGAGAACTCCGTTACCCTGAAGCACG GTGCCTCGGCGCTCGTTATCCCTCCCGATGCCCTGTTTCCGTGTGACCTCCACGACCTGGACTCTCTGCGCAGGAGAGACCTGACCTTGGAGCAGCTCCACCAGCAGATCCTGCAGTTTGTGTACGCCTACGCGCCCGGGGCAGCGAGCTACATCACAGAGGAATAG
- the mcmdc2 gene encoding minichromosome maintenance domain-containing protein 2 isoform X3, whose translation MAELLEMKEAIVSYLDRSGGLLQFVDDCKLYNDSAQSEAVYRFCIHVNPTDLIELDARLADCLLHDPFKATALFQSVCFLSIKTLSLIEKIHTENQVNVVLKLTHLPPFPEYFLDLCKFPRGYGPMRPVAMEGLTIAMTRITKYTQGARFLCTDDKCPFSRGFHHIRVHSPGATESVTVRGGFTCALCSAPLKEDVKFRVLGDKQLVEMVPAQALDVLSVHPPCSFRYQSVTLFLRDELCNSMRMGRLYRVVGIPAHVHQWPNITWSVEANTVEPWTPEYPSLVSSNFQALLAASACSTWRFSAILANTFGSPVIPPGLYSTLKLVLLLSLVQTSEDDPDSLNYLDVFALTNDTLIIERLMTYSLGLASRGIRHQVTGELFVSLSRDEHGTGAANVHAGSALLASGGVCLLGDLASYRKDKMEALQSALETRTAALFIPGKKYGEDVDQQLSFPIQCNFWALCDITTGAKRSLNSDSAVLGSALLAHARGLRVELSPEAEKLIHGYYMASRRVRSDSTQGSSLPVASIRHLISLAEAHSKLSLRRVVLEEDAVVAVLLCENSVTLKHGASALVIPPDALFPCDLHDLDSLRRRDLTLEQLHQQILQFVYAYAPGAASYITEE comes from the exons ATGGCGGAGCTCCTGGAAATGAAAGAGGCGATTGTTTCTTACTTGGACCGAAGTGGGGGCCTTCTTCAGTTTGTGGATGACTGTAAACTTTACAACG ACTCTGCACAGAGTGAGGCAGTGTATCGTTTCTGTATACACGTGAATCCCACCGATCTGATTGAGTTGGATGCCAGGCTGGCCGACTGCTTATTGCATGATCCATTCAAAGCCACAGCCCTCTTTCAGTCT gtgTGCTTTCTATCAATCAAGACATTATCACTCATTGAAAAGatacacacagaaaaccag GTGAATGTCGTATTGAAGCTGACACACTTGCCGCCGTTTCCCGAGTATTTCCTGGACCTCTGCAAGTTCCCTCGTGGGTATGGCCCCATGCGGCCCGTCGCCATGGAGGGCCTGACGATCGCCATGACACGCATCACCAAGTACACTCAGGGGGCTAGGTTCCTGTGCACAGACGACAAATGCCCCTTTTCCAGAG GGTTCCACCACATCAGAGTGCACTCCCCCGGAGCCACGGAGTCCGTCACTGTGAGGGGCGGCTTCACCTGCGCGctctgctccgcccccctcaAAGAGGACGTCAAGTTCAGAGTGCTGGGGG ACAAGCAGCTGGTGGAGATGGTCCCAGCACAAGCACTGGATGTGCTCAGTGTTCACCCTCCCTGCTCCTTCAGGTACCAATCTGTGACCTTGTTCCTCAGAG ATGAACTGTGTAACTCCATGAGAATGGGCAGGCTGTACAGGGTGGTGGGGATTCCAGCACATGTACACCAGTGGCCAAATATCACCTGGAGCGTAGAGGCCAACACCGTGGAGCCTTGGACACCAGAAT ACCCCAGCTTGGTCAGCAGTAACTTCCAGGCTTTGCTAGCAGCCTCCGCCTGCTCTACCTGGAGATTCTCCGCTATCCTGGCCAATACTTTCGGGTCACCGGTGATTCCACCGGGCCTGTACAGCACCCTGAAGCTGGTCCTGTTACTCAGCCTGGTCCAGACCAGTGAGGATGACCCAGATTCACTGAACTACCTGGATGTTTTTGCCCTGACCAATGACACACTCATAATAGAAAG GCTAATGACCTATAGCCTGGGACTGGCGAGTCGGGGGATACGTCACCAGGTGACGGGGGAGCTGTTTGTGTCCCTGTCGAGAGATGAGCACGGGACGGGCGCCGCCAACGTGCATGCAGGCTCTGCCCTGCTGGCCAGCGGGGGGGTCTGCCTGCTGGGGGACCTGGCCTCCTACAGGAAGGACAAGATGGAGGCGCTCCAGTCAG CTCTGGAGACCAGGACTGCAGCCCTGTTCATCCCAGGGAAGAAGTACGGAGAGGACGTGGACCAGCAGCTCTCCTTTCCCATCCAGTGCAACTTCTGGGCTCTCTGCGACATCACCACTGGCGCAAAGAGGTCCCTCAACAGCGACAGCGCTGTTCTGGGGTCAGCC CTCTTGGCTCACGCGCGGGGCCTGCGGGTGGAGCTGAGCCCTGAGGCGGAGAAGCTGATTCACGGGTACTACATGGCCAGCCGCAGGGTACGCTCTGATTCCACACAGGGCTCCTCTCTGCCTGTGGCCTCTATCAGACACCT GATTTCCCTGGCCGAGGCCCACAGCAAGCTGAGCCTGAGGAGGgtggtgctggaggaggacgCGGTGGTGGCGGTGCTACTGTGTGAGAACTCCGTTACCCTGAAGCACG GTGCCTCGGCGCTCGTTATCCCTCCCGATGCCCTGTTTCCGTGTGACCTCCACGACCTGGACTCTCTGCGCAGGAGAGACCTGACCTTGGAGCAGCTCCACCAGCAGATCCTGCAGTTTGTGTACGCCTACGCGCCCGGGGCAGCGAGCTACATCACAGAGGAATAG
- the LOC135254315 gene encoding transcription factor 24-like, whose amino-acid sequence MVGRQTFHMDSGNGTVTIMDESPASSPSSSPSPDMVSSDRRRTEALSRSRVVQTNSLGGRGRPAAANAARERSRVQTLRHAFLELQRTLPSVPPDTKLSKLDVLILATTYIAHLTRTLQEEGMEEGESTRQTEVLHSLKGEGYLHPVKKWPMRSRLYVGATGQFLNNSGQAENSNPGESSSTTQT is encoded by the exons ATGGTTGGAAGACAGACGTTCCACATGGATAGTGGAAATGGTACCGTGACGATAATGGATGAGAGTCCTGCGTCCAGCCCGAGCTCCAGCCCCAGTCCTGATATGGTGTCCTCGGACAGGCGGCGTACGGAGGCCTTGTCTCGCTCCAGGGTAGTCCAGACCAACAGCCTTGGAGGCAGAGGACGACCGGCAGCAGCCAATGCAGCAAGAGAGAGGAGTCGAGTACAGACGTTACGACATGCGTTCTTGGAGCTACAAAGAACACTGCCATCAGTACCACCGGACACCAAATTATCCAAGCTCGACGTCTTAATACTGGCCACCACTTACATTGCCCATCTGACGAGAACTCTTCAAGAGGAAGGgatggaagagggagagagcacaaGACAAACCGAAGTGTTACATTCTCTCAAAGGCGAGGGCTATCTGCACCCAGTTAAA aAATGGCCAATGCGGTCCAGGTTGTACGTCGGGGCTACAGGACAGTTTCTGAATAACTCCGGGCAGGCTGAGAACTCAAACCCAGGCGAATCATCGTCTACAACTCAGACATAA